The Lysobacter enzymogenes DNA segment CCAGCAACGCCCAGCCGACCTCGCGCAGGCCCCAGTGGTATTGGTAGTCGGCGAACAGCACGAAGATGCTCGGATAGACGTAATGGGCGACGTTGGCGACGAACACCACCGCGGCCAGCCCGAACACCTGCGGATAGCGCTTGAGCAGCAGCAGCGCGCCGAACGGATTGGCGTGCGCCCAGTCGAAGCGCGCGCTGCGCCGCTGCGGCGGCAGCGACTCGGGCAGCACGAACAGGCCGTAGAGGAAATTCAGCAGCGCCAGGCCGGCCGCGAACCAGAACGGCAGGCGCAGGTCGACCTCGCCCAGGTACGCGCCGATCAGCGGCCCGATCACGAAGCCCACGCCGAACGCCGCGCCGATCATGCCGAAGCTCTTGGCGCGCTGTTCCGGCGCGGTGATGTCGGCGATGTAGGCGTTGGCGGTGGTGAAGCTGGCCGCGGTGATGCCCGAGATAATCCGCCCGATCAACAGCAGCGGCAGGCTGTCGGCCACCGCCATCAGCAGGAAATCCAGACCCAGCCCCAGGCACGACAGCAGGATCACCGGGCGCCGGCCGTAACGGTCCGACAGGCTGCCCTGGATCGGCGAGAACAGGAACTGCACCAGCGCGAACACCGTGCCGAACACGCCGACCCAATACGCGGCGATCGCGGTGTCGCCGTCGACGAACTTCTCGATCAGGTGCGGCAGCACCGGAATGATCAGGCCGAACGACAGCACGTCGATCAACACCGTGATGAAGATGAAGACGAGCGCAGCGCGGCGCGCGCCCGATGCGGGAGCGGAAGCGGAAGTCATGCGGAGTCGGCGGCCGGCCTGGGAGACAGTGCGAGGGTGCTCGCCGCGCAGTTTAGCGCGCGGCCTGCGCGCGGGCAGGGACGAATGTCATGGCAGGATGGTTTCTGACGTTACTAATGCCGCGACGAATCGACGATTTTTCCTTCGCGATGAATCACTTACGAAATCGCTTGTGAGCGCGTGCGCTCACAAGCGCGACGCCGCTCAAAAGTTGCTATTTCCGCGTCCGCGGGCGAATTGCCGCATCGCACAATTTGTGCTTTAGTCGGGACACGCTCGGTTTCCAACGCTGCGGTGCGGACGAAAGTCCGCGCCAGCGGTGGACGGTCTCCGCGCCAAAGCCACCAGACTTAGCGACGTCGCCAACGCGACGCGCGTTGCGGACCCCACAGGAAGCGAACTCCAGGACACAGCCGAACGCCGGAACCCGACGCCATGCCGCGCGCCGCGCGGCAGCGTCCCGACCGAGGCAGGACGAGCCGACACAACGCGCTGCGGTAGCGAGCTAGCGATCCACGGAACACCTTTCGTCCCGGAGATGCGATGCAAGCCAGGCAAGAATGTCCGAGCCTCCCGAACCGCGCGCGCGCGGAGTCGCAGGGGCTCTACGATCCCCGCGACGAGCGGGACAGCTGCGGTTTCGGGCTGATCGCGCAGCTCGACGATCGTCCCAGCCGCGCCCTGGTCGACCGCGCCCTGGAAGCGCTGTCGCGCATGACCCATCGCGGCGGCGTCGCCGCCGACGGCCTCAGCGGCGACGGCTGCGGCCTGCTGATCCGCCATCCCGACGCGTTCTTGCGCCTGATCGCGCGCGAAGCCAACATCCGTCCGGGCGCGAACTTCGCCGCCGGCCTGGTGTTCCTGCCGCACGACGCCGACGCCGCCGCGCGCGCGCGCGACACCCTCAACGACACCCTGCGCAGCGAAGGCATGCGGGTGACCGGCTGGCGCGTGGTGCCGACCAACCTGGACGCCTGCGGCGAACTCGCACGCCAGACCATGCCGCGGATCGAGCAGGTGTTCGTCGACGCCGCCGCGCCGTTCGATCCGGCCGCGTTCCAGCGCTCGCTGTTCCTGGCCCGGCGCCGCGCCGAGCAACGCCTGCGCGAAGAGCGCGACTTCTATGTGGTGAGCCTGTCCTCGGCCAGCATCGGCTACAAGGGTATGGTCCTGCCGGATCGGCTGATGCAGCTGTATCCGGATCTGCAACGACCCGAACTGGCCGCCAGCGCGGTGGTGTTCCACCAGCGCTTCTCCACCAACACCACGCCGCGCTGGCCGCTGGCGCAGCCGTTCCGCCTGCTCGCCCACAACGGCGAGATCAACACCATCGCCGGCAACCGCGCCTGGGCGCAGGCGCGCGCGCACGCCTGGCGCACGCCGAACCTGGACCTGCGCGAATTCGAGCACATCGTCAGCGTCGACGGCTCGGACTCGCAAAGCCTCGACAACATGCTGGAAGTGCTGCAGGCCGGCGGCATGGACCTGCTCAAGGCGATGCGCATCCTGATTCCGCCGGCGACCCAATCGCTCGAATACAAGGACGCCGACCTCGCCGCGTTCTACGAGTACTACGCGCTCAACACCGAGCCGTGGGACGGCCCGGCCGGCATCGTCACCTGCGACGGCCGCTACGCCGCCTGCACGCTCGACCGCAACGGCCTGCGCCCGGCGCGCTGGCTGCGCTCGCGCGACCGCCATTTCCTGATCGCCTCCGAAGCCGGCGTGTGGGAACTGCCGGCCGAGGAGATCGAAGCCAAGGGCAAGCTCGGCCCGGGCGAGATGATCGCCGTCGACCTGTATCAGGGCGAGCTGCTGGATTCGGAAGCCATCGACCGGGTCAACCGCGCGCGCGCGCCGTACAAGCGCTGGCTCAAGCAGGGCATGACCTACCTGCACAGCGAACTGATCGATCCGAACCTGGCCGCCGAACCGTTCGACCACGAAACCCTCGCCGGCTTCCAGAAGCTGTTCCAGCTGACCCGCGAAGAGCGCGAGCAGGTGCTGCGCCCGCTGGCCGAGATCGAGCAGGAAGCCACCGGCTCGATGGGCGACGACGTGCCGATGGCGGTGCTCTCGCAACAGGTGCGGCCGCTGTACGACCACTTCCGCCAAGCCTTCGCCCAGGTCACCAACCCGCCGATCGACCCGCTGCGCGAGGACTGCGTGATGTCGCTGGCGACCCAGATCGGGCGCGAGGGCAACATCTTCGTCGACGGGCCGAACAACGTCGGCCACATCCACCTCAACTCGCCGGTGCTGGCCCAGCGCAAGCTGCGCCAGCTGCTTGCGATGGCGCCCTACGACCAGTCGCACCGCTACATCGACCTCAACTACAGCGCCGAGGAAGGGCTGCAGGCGGCGCTGCTGCGGCTGTGCCGCGAGGCCGAGGACGCCACCCGCGAAGGCATCGTGCTGCTGATCGTCAGCGACCGCCGCCCGCGCCGCGACGCGCTGATGATGCACGCGCTGCTGGCCACCGGCGCGATCCACCAGCACCTGGTGCGGATCGGCCTGCGCTGCGAAGCCAACCTCATCATCGAGACCGGCACCGCGCGCGACCCGCACCACTTCGCCTGCCTGATCGGCTTCGGCGCGACCGCGGTGTATCCGTACCTGGCCTACCAGACCCTGCACGACCTGGGCGCGCGCGGCATCCTGCGCACCAAGCACGGCGAGGTCGCGCAGATCGGCCGCAGCTACCGCCGCGCGATCAAGAAGGGCCTGCTCAAGATCATCTCGAAGATGGGCATCGCCACCATCGGCAGCTACCGCGGCGCGCAGCTGTTCGAGATCATCGGCCTGGACCGGGAAGTCGTCGACCTGTGCTTCGCCGGCACGCCCTCGCGCATCAGCGGCGCCGGCTTCGCGCTGCTGCAGGGCGACGACGAAACCCTCGCCGACATCGCCTGGAATCCGAACCGGCTGCCGGAGATCGGCGGCCTGCTCAAGTACACGCCCGGCGGCGAGTACCACCTGTTCAACCCCGACGTGGTCACCCGCCTGCAGCGCGCGGTCGGCAGCGGGCAGTGGAGCGATTGGCAGCATTACGCCGAAGCGGTCAACGAACGCCCGACCGCGGCGCTGCGCGACCTGCTGGAACTCGAAGCCGATCCTTCGCGGGCGATTCCTCTGGAAGATGTCGAACCCATCGAAGCCATCGTGCGCCGCTTCGACTCGGCCGCGATGAGCCTGGGCGCGCTGTCGCCGGAAGCGCACGAGGCGCTGGCGATCGCGATGAACCGGCTCGGCGGGCGCTCGAACTCCGGCGAAGGCGGCGAGGACCCGGCGCGCTACCGCAGCGACAAGGTCTCGAAGATCAAGCAGATCGCGTCGGGCCGCTTCGGCGTCACCCCGGAGTACCTGGTCAACGCCGAAGTGCTGCAGATCAAGGTCGCCCAGGGCGCCAAGCCCGGCGAAGGCGGCCAGCTGCCGGGGCACAAGGTCAACGAGCTGATCGCGCGGCTGCGCTACGCGATGCCGGGCATCGGCCTGATCTCGCCGCCGCCGCACCACGACATCTATTCGATCGAAGACTTGGCCCAGCTGATCCACGACCTGCGCCAGGTCAATCCGCAGGCGCTGATCTCGGTGAAGCTGGTCTCGCACGCCGGCGTGGGCACCATCGCCACCGGCGTGGCCAAGGCCGGCGCCGACCTGATCACCGTGTCCGGCCACGACGGCGGCACCGGCGCCAGCCCGCTGTCGTCGATCCGCTACGCCGGCACGCCGTGGGAACTGGGCCTGGCCGAGGCGCGCCAGGCGCTGATCGGCAACGACCTGCGCGAGCGCGTGATCCTGCAGACCGACGGCGGGCTCAAGAGCGGCCTGGACGTGGTCAAGGCGGCGCTGCTGGGCGCGGAGAGCTTCGGCTTCGGCACCGCGCCGATGATCGCGCTGGGCTGCAAGTACCTGCGCATCTGCCACCTCAACAACTGCGCCACCGGCGTGGCCACGCAGGACAACGCGCTGCGCCGCGACCATTTCACCGGCCTGCCCGAACGCGTGGAGAACTTCTTCCGCCTGCTGGCCGAGGAAGTGCGCCATTGGCTGGCGTCGCTGGGCGTGCGCACGCTCGGCGAAATCGTCGGCCGCACCGACCTGCTGCGCCAGCGCGCCGGCGACAGCGTGCGCCAGCAGCGCCTGGACCTGTCGCCGCTGCTGGCCGGCTCGGGCCTGGCCCACGGCGGCCATTGCGGCATGCCGGCGCCGCCGGCCGAGCCCGAAGGCCTGGCGCTGCAGCTCGACACCGACCTGGCCGCGGCGATCGCGCACAAGGCCGGCGGCGAGTACAGCTACAAGATCCGCAACACCGACCGCAGCATCGGCGCGCGCCTGTCCGGGCGCATCGCCCGCGCCCACGGCGACCGCGGCATGAACGACGCGCCGCTGACCTTGCGCTTCCAGGGCACCGCCGGCCAGAGCTTCGGCGCGTTCCAGGCCGGCGGCCTGCAGTTCGAGCTCACCGGCGAAGCCAACGACTACGTCGGCAAGGGCATGGCCGGCGGCCGCATCGTGCTGCGCCCGCCCGCCGGCGCGCGCTACGCCGCGCACGAGACCCCGATCCTCGGCAACACCTGTCTGTACGGCGCCACCGGCGGCGAGCTCTACGCCGCCGGCCGCGCTGGCGAGCGCTTCGGCGTGCGCAACTCCGGCGCGACCGCGGTGGTGGAAGGCGCCGGCGATCACTGCTGCGAGTACATGACCGGCGGCGTGGTCGCGGTGCTCGGTCGCACCGGCCTGAACTTCGGCGCCGGCTTCACCGGCGGCATGGCCTACGTGCTCGATGTCGAGCGCGATTTCGTCGACCGCTACAACCACGAGCTGATCGACATCCTGCGCATCTCCGCCGACGGTTTCGAGCACCACCGCTCGCACCTGCACGACCTGTTGGAGACGCACGTGGCGCTGACCGGCAGCGCCTGGGCGCGGCGCATCCTCGACGAGATGCGCGATTACCTGGGCAAGTTCTGGCTGGTCAAGCCCAAGGCCGCGAGCCTGGAATCGCTGGCCGAAACCCTGAGGAGCGCGGCGTGATGGCGCGCGCGTCCGCTTTCACCCATTCCGCTTTTACCCGTTCCGTTTGCGCCCGCGCCGCGTCGGCGACGCGGACGACGACACCCGCCGAGGCGACGACGATGATCCGAATTACCAGCGAACGCGGCCTTTCCCCGGTAAAACCGCTGGCATCGCCGCTTCGCAACGCTTCCATCGCCGTGTGTCGACAACGCCATCGAGTCCAGCAAGCATGAGCAAGAAGCAAGTCTTCCAATTCCGCGATGCCCCGCGCGAGATGCCCTCGCGCATTCCGCTGCAATTGCGCCTGGACGGCGACTGGGGCGAGTTGTACGGCCGCTTCGCCGAAGTCGAAGCCAAGAAGCAGGCCGGCCGTTGCCTGGACTGCGGCAACCCGTACTGCGGCTGGGCCTGCCCGCTGCACAACTACATTCCCAACTGGCTGGAGCTGGCGCGCGAAGGCCGCCTGCACGAAGCCGCCTCGCTGTGCCACGAGACCAATCCGCTGCCCGAAGTCTGCGGCCGGGTGTGCCCGCAAGACCGCTTGTGCGAAGGCAGCTGCACGCTCAACGACGGCTTCGGCGCGGTCACCATCGGCGCGGTCGAGAAGTACATCGTCGACAACGCGCTCGCCGACGGCTGGCGCCCCGACCTGTCCGCGGTGACCGCCAGCGGCCATCGCGTCGCCATCGTCGGCGCCGGCCCGGCCGGGCTGTCCTGCGCCGACCGCCTCGCCCGCGCCGGCATCCAGGCGGTGGTGTTCGATCGCTACGAACACATCGGCGGGTTGCTGCACTTCGGCATCCCCAGCTTCAAGCTGGAGAAGTCGGTGATGGCCACCCGCCGCGAGGTGCTCGAAGGCATGGGCGTACAGTTCCGCCTCGGCGTCGAGATCGGCCGCGACATCGCCTTCGACGCGCTGGTCGCCGAGTTCGACGCGGTGTTCCTCGGCCTGGGCACCTATCGCTACACCGACGGCGGCCTGCCGGGCCAGGACCTGCGCCACGTGCTGCCGGCGCTGCCGTTCCTGGTCCAGAACGGGCGCATCGTCCACGGCGAGGGCGCGAACGCGAGTTCGGCGCCGATCGCCGGCTGGGAAGACCATATCGAACTGCCCGACCTGCGCGGCAAGCGGGTGATCGTGCTCGGCGGCGGCGACACCGGCATGGACTGCGTGCGCAGCGCGGTGCGGCTGGGCGCGGCCCAAGTCAGCTGCGTGTACCGCCGCGACGAGGTCAACATGCCCGGCTCGGCGCGCGAAGTCGCCAACGCGCGCGAGGAAGGCGTGCAGTTCCTGTTCAACCGCCAGCCGCTGGAGCTGATCGGCGACGGCGAAGCGGTCGGCGGCGTGCGCGTGGCCCAGACCCGGCTCGGCGCGCCCGACGCGCGCGGCCGCCAGCGCGCCGAAATCGTCGAAGGCAGCGAGGAGACGCTCGACGCCGACGTGGTGGTGATCGCGTTCGGCTTCCAGCCCGACCCGCCGGCGTGGCTGGCGCAGCAGGGCATCGAGTTGGCCGACAACGGCCGGATCAAGGTCCTGGCGACCAGCGAAAGCTGCGCGACCCGGCGCAAGACCGCGGCCGGACTGCCGTACCAGACCGCCAACCCGAAGGTGTTCGCCGGCGGCGACGCGGTGCGCGGCGCCGACCTGGTGGTCACCGCGGCGTTCGAAGGCCGCGAGGCGGCGGCGGGGATCGTGTCGCTGCTGCGCGAGCGCGCGCCGCTGGCGGCCGCGCGCGACGAGAAGCTGGCCAAGACCGGTTGAGCGATGTGGGAGGGCCTTCAGGCCCGATGCTGTTCTTTCAGGCCGCAGCGATCTGGAACAAGAGCATCGGGCCTGAAGGCCCTCCCGCTACAGCCGGGGCTCAGCGCCCCGGGCCGACGTCGATGAAGCGCAGGAACTCGGCGCGCGTGCGCGCGTCGTCGCGGAACATGCCGAGCATCTTCGAGGTGATCATGCTGACGCCGCGCTTGTGCACGCCGCGCGTGGTCATGCACTCGTGCGCGCCTTCGACCACCACGCCGACGCCGAGCGGCTGCAGCACGTCCTGGATCGACTGGGCGATCTGCGCGGTCATCTTCTCCTGCACCTGGAAGCGGCGCGCGTAGGTCTCGACCACGCGCGCGAGCTTGCTGATGCCCACGACCTTGCCGCTGGGCAGGTAGCCCACGTGCGCCTTGCCGATGATCGGCGCCATGTGGTGCTCGCAGTGGCTTTCGAACTCGATGTCGCGCAGCACGATCATCTCGTCGTAGCCGGCCACTTCCTCGAAGGTGCGCGCCAGGTATTCGCGCGGGTCGTCGTCGTAGCCGCTGAACCAGTCGCCGTAGGCGGTGACCACGCGCTTGGGCGTGTCGAGCAGGCCTTCGCGGCTCGGGTCCTCGCCGGCCCAGGCCAGCAGGGTGCGGACCGCGGCCTCGGCTTGCTCGCGGCTGGGCTTGTCGGGGGTGTCGGCCATGGAATGGGCCTTGTGTGCTTGGGGGACACGAATGCTATCAAGCCGGGCAAAGCGGCGGGAGGATGCGCGGCGCGGACGATCCGGGCTTCGGCAGGATCGGCAAGCCCGGGCGGCAGGCGGGAACGAGAGGGCGAAGGGAATGCGGGCAGCGACGGGGCCGGCGCGCGCGCGGCCGCACCGTCCCGGCGACCCGTGCACGTCCCGCGCCGCTTATTCCAAAAAAAAGGTCGCCCCACTACGGGCGACCAGTCGGCTCCCCGGGGGAGAGAGCGCCGGGGGAGCGGTGGGCCGGTGCGCGTGATGTCAGCGCAGGGGCCGATCGAGCGCGTGGGGCAGGTTGCGTTCGATGTGGTGCCAACCGTCGCGCACCGCCTCGCGCGCTTCGGTCCAGTGCAGCCGCGAGGCGGCGCGGCAGTGGTTCCATTCGCGGGCCAGCGCTTCTTCGACCTCTTCGAAGCGCCGCCCGCCACAATGCAGGTAACGGTCGTATCCGTAGCGATACGCCGGTTCGTAATCGGGCCATTCCCGGCCGGCGCTGTAGTACGGGGCGAAGCGGAATTCGCGATGAAAGTGCTCGCGGTACTCGCCCGGATCTATCGCCTGCACGAACGCCGCCGCGCCGACCTCCGTTTCGTCGTGATTGCTCATGGCTCGCATCGACTTGCTCATCTCCGTGGACCAAGCTAGGCCCTGGCCGATGCAATGCAGGTGAAGATCGGCGAGGCGGCTTAAGACGTTCAGCCTGGACGCGGCCAACGTCGATCGGACGTGGCCGTTGCGTTAGTTCTGCGTGAGGAACGTTAGCGCGCGGCCGTCGCAGCCGCCGCGACCGCCGCGCTCATTCGGCTTGCAGCACCACCGCCACGTCGCGGCCGCCGCCCTGGGCGGTGCTGACCGCGTTGCGCCCGGCCGCCGCGGCGTGGCGCAGGGCCAGCCGCGCGCGTTCGAACAACGCCGGCACGCTCTCGCCGCGTTGCGACATCGCCAGGCCGATGCTCACGCTCATCACGATCTCGTGGCTGTCGATGCGGAACGGACGCTGGGCGAAGGTCTCGCCGATGCGCCGCGCCAGCATCTCGCTCTCGGCGCGCTCGCATTCGCTGACGATGCCGAAGCAGTCGCCCTCCATGCGCGCGATGGTGTCGTCCGGACGCAGCACCCCGCGCATGCGCGAGAGCGCCTGTTGCAGCAGCGCGTCGCCGACCGCGCGGCCGTAACGCGCGTTGACCTCGCCGAAGCCGTCCAGGTCGACCAGCAACAGCGCGTAGTTGTTGACGTTGAGGCTGCCCGGCGACGACCAGGCCTGCAGCATCTGCTCCAGCACCTGGGCGTTGAGCGCGCCGGTCAGCGGATCGCGCTCGACCGACTGCCGCGCCAGCAGCACGATGCGGTGGCGGTTGGCGGCGTGCTGGCTCAACGCCAGCGCCAGCACCGCCGATTCCAGCACCGCGGTCAGCGCCAGCCCGCGCTCGGCCCACTCGGCGTCCTGCAGGCCGAGGATGTTGGCCGCCAGCGCCGCCGCCAGCACCAGCATCGGCGTCCAGCCCAGCAGGTAATAGCCCGCGTACGGCGCGCCCTTGCGCCAGGCCGCGACCGCGATCACCAGCATCAGCGGCACGCCCAGCAGCAACAGCGCGTTGCCGCCGATGTACCACCAGCCGTAGACGTGTTCGCGCAGCAGCAGCAACACCAGCAGCCAGACGATGTTGGCCCACTGCACGATCCGCAGCACCCAGGTGGTGCGCGGCATCAGCCGCGGCAGGTCGAGGAAGCGCACGCTGAAGCCGAGCTGGAAGATCGTCGCCAGGGTCGCCAGCGCCCAACCCACCGCCGGTTCGTTGGCCATGCCGGCCAGGCCCCACATTTCCGAGGCGTCGCCCGAGCGCAGCAGCAGGTAGGTGGCCATGCACGCCAGGTAGGCGCCGTAGCCGAGGTAGACGAAGTCGCGGAACGCCACCCACACCCCGACCATGGCCACCGCCATCAGCATCATCGCGGTGAACGCGGCGGCCATGAAGCGCGCGTCGCCGCGCTCCTGCCGCGCCAGTTCGGGAATGGTGGCGAAGCTCAGGCGCATCTCGCTCATCGCCGCGCGGCCCTGGATGCGCACGTAGGCCACCGACGAGGTCGGCCAGCCGTTCGGCAGCGGCAGCACCCAGCCGCGCCGCATCAGCGGCACGCCGCCGTGTTCGGCGTCCTCGATCTCGCGCGCGCTGCTGACCCCGGGCGGGTAGTACAGCAGCGGCCCGGACGCGCGCAGCCCGCGCACCACCAGGATCTGGCCGTCGCCGGGCTTGATCGTGCGCTGGCTGGTCAGGCGCAGCCAATAGCCTTCCTCGCGCCGCGGCAGGCTGAAGCGGATGGCGTCGGTCGGGCGTTCGGCGACCAGGCTGCGCAGCACCGGCGCGCCGACCGGCGGGGTCTGCAGGTCGGTCTCGGTGAGCAGCACGTCGACCTTGAGCGATTGCGCGGCCGCCGGCATGCCCGCCAGCAGCGCGCACAGCAACGCGATCGTCAGCGCCCACACCGCCTTGCGCATGTCCCGGCCCGCTCCCGCCTGCGAAGAGAACGTCGAAGTCTAGCCGCTGCGCGCGCGTGCGGGGCGGCGCTCGCGTGCCCGGCGCGTGCCGCGCGAGCGCACGGCGCCCGCTTCGCCGGCCCGGCGTGGCGACGCCAGCGGCGGCGAACGTCCGCGAACGTGCCGCCTGGCGCGATCAACGTTGGCGGATCGGCGCCTCAGCCGCCGCGATCGCTGCGCAACCGCCGCAGCCGCCGCTCGTTGCCGGCGGCGGCGCGCGCGGCCACCGCGCTGAAGCCGACGATGCCCAGCACCACGATCCCGGCCCCGGCCAGCGCCTGGCCGCGCGGCCACGCCTCGCCCAGCCACAGCGCGCCGATCGCGGTGGCGAAGACGATTTCCGCCGCCTGCATCGCCTCGGTCGCGGCCAGCGCGGTGGGATCGTTGCGGACCATGCCGGTGGCCTGGAAGAACAGGATCGTGGCGATCACTCCCGCGCCCAGCGCCACGCCCGCGGCCAGCCACGCCTGCGCGGCCGTCGGCGCGCCGGCCTCGACGCCGGCGTAGAGCGCGCTCGCCCACCACAGCGGCTGGCTCGCCAGGGTCATGCCGAACACGCGCTGGGTGGCGTTGAGTTCGATCCCGGCCCGCTCCAGGTGCAACAGCAGGCCGCGGTTGCCGAGCGGATAGGCGAACGCGGCCACCGCCACGCAGATCAGCGCGATCCAGCCGGCGCGGTCGAGCCGGCCGCCGCCGTGGCCGAGCTGCATCAACAGCACGCCGGCGACGATGGCCGCGCCGACCAGCAGCGCCGGCAACGGCACGCGCGCGCGTTCGTCGCGATAGAGCAGCGGCGCGCACAGCATCCCGGCGATCACGGTGAGCTGGAAGGTCGCGGCGACCAGCCACGACGGGCCGCTGGCGGCGGCGTAGCTCAGGCACAGGTAGAACAAGCCGAAGCCGACCGCGCTCCAGGCCAGCCACGGTCCCGGATGGGCGCGGATCGCGCGCCACACCGGCCCGATCCCGCCCTGCAGCGGCATCACCGCCAACAGCATCGGCAGGGTGAACAGGTACCGCAGCGACGCGGTCCAGGCCCAGTGCCCGTCGCCGTCGGCGGCGGCGCGGTTGAGCACGTAGGTGCAGGTGAAGAACAGCGCCGAGGCCAGCGCGATCAGCACCGCGTACAGCGCGTGCCGGCGCGCGCTCACGGCCGCTGGCGCACGCGGATGCTCGACGCCGGCACCTGCACTTCATCGACCCCGCCGACCCGGATCGGCGTGCCCGGCTCCGGGCCCCAGGCGTGGGCGTAGACCACTTCCCAGGTCGCCGGCAGCTTGCCGTCGGCGCCGCGCAGCGGCTCGTAGGCCTCGGCGGCGCGGGCGAAGCGGGCGCGGCCGGTGAGGCTGCGGCGGCGGTCGACGCTGGCGTTGGTGGCGCCGAGCGTGCGCAGCTCGCGCATCAGGTGGCCGAGGTCGTCGTGGCCGAGCACGAATTCGTCGCGGTCCAGCACCGGGTTCTTGAAGCCGGCCGCGATCAGCGCGTCGCCGAACTGGGCGATCGAGGCGAACGGACTCACGTGCGGCGCCGCGTCGGCTTCGGCGAAGGCGCCGCGCAGTTCGAACAGGGTGTCCGGGCCGAAAGTCGAGACCAGCAACAGGCCGCCGGGCTTGAGCACGCGACGGAAACCGGCGAACACCGCCGGCAGGTCCTCGACCCATTGCAGGCACAGGTTGGAAAACAGCACATCGACGCTGGCGTCGCGCAGCGGCAGCGCGCGCGCGTCGGCGCAGACCGGATCGGGCCGGCGCGCGCCGCCGAGCAGGCGCGGGCGCCAGCCGCCCTCGCCGAAGCGGCCGCGCGCCTCGCGCAGCATCGGCAGGGCGAGGTCGAGCGCGATCACCTGCGCGCGCGGCCAGCGCTGCTGCATCGCCGCGCTGAGGTGGCCGGGGCCGCAGCCCACGTCGACGACCACATCGGGCACGCGCTCGTCGAGATAATCCAGGGTTTCGCTCAGGCGCGCGCCGACTTCGCGCTGCAGCGCGGCGGCCTGGTCGTAGCCGTGCGCGGCGCGCGAGAACGAGCGGCGCACTTGGCGGTGGTCGAACAGATCGGTCATGACGGGACTCGGTAATGCAGTGGGCTCACGGGGGTCGCGGCAATGCGGCGGGCCCGGAGCGGGTAGTTCACGGACGCGGGGTTCGAGCGCGGGCGACGCAACCGGCGCGTTCGCGCGAACGGCGCGCTGCGCCGGCGACCGGGGCGACAGGCTGGGACGGGCGATGGCGCGACGACGGGTTCACGTGACG contains these protein-coding regions:
- a CDS encoding TCR/Tet family MFS transporter, translating into MTSASAPASGARRAALVFIFITVLIDVLSFGLIIPVLPHLIEKFVDGDTAIAAYWVGVFGTVFALVQFLFSPIQGSLSDRYGRRPVILLSCLGLGLDFLLMAVADSLPLLLIGRIISGITAASFTTANAYIADITAPEQRAKSFGMIGAAFGVGFVIGPLIGAYLGEVDLRLPFWFAAGLALLNFLYGLFVLPESLPPQRRSARFDWAHANPFGALLLLKRYPQVFGLAAVVFVANVAHYVYPSIFVLFADYQYHWGLREVGWALLVVGVFNVVVNVALIGRAVARLGERRTLLLGLACGVAGFVIYGLADHGWLFLLGLPISALWAMATPATQALLTRQVDADAQGRIQGALMSLIALAGVVGPGLYAGSFGYFIGPHAPVHLPGVPWFIAAALLALGWLIAWRYARVPPASAPPAAGAAEALA
- the gltB gene encoding glutamate synthase large subunit, with the protein product MQARQECPSLPNRARAESQGLYDPRDERDSCGFGLIAQLDDRPSRALVDRALEALSRMTHRGGVAADGLSGDGCGLLIRHPDAFLRLIAREANIRPGANFAAGLVFLPHDADAAARARDTLNDTLRSEGMRVTGWRVVPTNLDACGELARQTMPRIEQVFVDAAAPFDPAAFQRSLFLARRRAEQRLREERDFYVVSLSSASIGYKGMVLPDRLMQLYPDLQRPELAASAVVFHQRFSTNTTPRWPLAQPFRLLAHNGEINTIAGNRAWAQARAHAWRTPNLDLREFEHIVSVDGSDSQSLDNMLEVLQAGGMDLLKAMRILIPPATQSLEYKDADLAAFYEYYALNTEPWDGPAGIVTCDGRYAACTLDRNGLRPARWLRSRDRHFLIASEAGVWELPAEEIEAKGKLGPGEMIAVDLYQGELLDSEAIDRVNRARAPYKRWLKQGMTYLHSELIDPNLAAEPFDHETLAGFQKLFQLTREEREQVLRPLAEIEQEATGSMGDDVPMAVLSQQVRPLYDHFRQAFAQVTNPPIDPLREDCVMSLATQIGREGNIFVDGPNNVGHIHLNSPVLAQRKLRQLLAMAPYDQSHRYIDLNYSAEEGLQAALLRLCREAEDATREGIVLLIVSDRRPRRDALMMHALLATGAIHQHLVRIGLRCEANLIIETGTARDPHHFACLIGFGATAVYPYLAYQTLHDLGARGILRTKHGEVAQIGRSYRRAIKKGLLKIISKMGIATIGSYRGAQLFEIIGLDREVVDLCFAGTPSRISGAGFALLQGDDETLADIAWNPNRLPEIGGLLKYTPGGEYHLFNPDVVTRLQRAVGSGQWSDWQHYAEAVNERPTAALRDLLELEADPSRAIPLEDVEPIEAIVRRFDSAAMSLGALSPEAHEALAIAMNRLGGRSNSGEGGEDPARYRSDKVSKIKQIASGRFGVTPEYLVNAEVLQIKVAQGAKPGEGGQLPGHKVNELIARLRYAMPGIGLISPPPHHDIYSIEDLAQLIHDLRQVNPQALISVKLVSHAGVGTIATGVAKAGADLITVSGHDGGTGASPLSSIRYAGTPWELGLAEARQALIGNDLRERVILQTDGGLKSGLDVVKAALLGAESFGFGTAPMIALGCKYLRICHLNNCATGVATQDNALRRDHFTGLPERVENFFRLLAEEVRHWLASLGVRTLGEIVGRTDLLRQRAGDSVRQQRLDLSPLLAGSGLAHGGHCGMPAPPAEPEGLALQLDTDLAAAIAHKAGGEYSYKIRNTDRSIGARLSGRIARAHGDRGMNDAPLTLRFQGTAGQSFGAFQAGGLQFELTGEANDYVGKGMAGGRIVLRPPAGARYAAHETPILGNTCLYGATGGELYAAGRAGERFGVRNSGATAVVEGAGDHCCEYMTGGVVAVLGRTGLNFGAGFTGGMAYVLDVERDFVDRYNHELIDILRISADGFEHHRSHLHDLLETHVALTGSAWARRILDEMRDYLGKFWLVKPKAASLESLAETLRSAA
- a CDS encoding FAD-dependent oxidoreductase; translated protein: MSKKQVFQFRDAPREMPSRIPLQLRLDGDWGELYGRFAEVEAKKQAGRCLDCGNPYCGWACPLHNYIPNWLELAREGRLHEAASLCHETNPLPEVCGRVCPQDRLCEGSCTLNDGFGAVTIGAVEKYIVDNALADGWRPDLSAVTASGHRVAIVGAGPAGLSCADRLARAGIQAVVFDRYEHIGGLLHFGIPSFKLEKSVMATRREVLEGMGVQFRLGVEIGRDIAFDALVAEFDAVFLGLGTYRYTDGGLPGQDLRHVLPALPFLVQNGRIVHGEGANASSAPIAGWEDHIELPDLRGKRVIVLGGGDTGMDCVRSAVRLGAAQVSCVYRRDEVNMPGSAREVANAREEGVQFLFNRQPLELIGDGEAVGGVRVAQTRLGAPDARGRQRAEIVEGSEETLDADVVVIAFGFQPDPPAWLAQQGIELADNGRIKVLATSESCATRRKTAAGLPYQTANPKVFAGGDAVRGADLVVTAAFEGREAAAGIVSLLRERAPLAAARDEKLAKTG
- the folE gene encoding GTP cyclohydrolase I FolE — protein: MADTPDKPSREQAEAAVRTLLAWAGEDPSREGLLDTPKRVVTAYGDWFSGYDDDPREYLARTFEEVAGYDEMIVLRDIEFESHCEHHMAPIIGKAHVGYLPSGKVVGISKLARVVETYARRFQVQEKMTAQIAQSIQDVLQPLGVGVVVEGAHECMTTRGVHKRGVSMITSKMLGMFRDDARTRAEFLRFIDVGPGR